A genomic segment from Ciconia boyciana chromosome 5, ASM3463844v1, whole genome shotgun sequence encodes:
- the LOC140651848 gene encoding RING finger protein 145-like isoform X3: MARLEAVANVALRVPGLALLDLLYRWDAAALAELLRPRRGDPPLLRPPALWGGYCLGHVLCVVLLMLPVRSLVKLYLHLLTALLLGAGHAAARDYIHRELEYGFHGAVYSDPAALGRFATTLAGQLCLCTLCSLLMRSRRPWLFAAPLLPVLARLCGLPLRALPGLDTFAAVLTALEVLYVLGSHVLVPFQLLAAACREVVQALEVYRLVALGVSLWSQLAVPLLFLVFWLVLFSLRLSSFLTSSGSPLAQQGLLFLLLSSAAECCSTPYSLVGLTFTVSYLALGVLNLCKFYLLGFGAFQNGNVMHRGVTEGVTLLLLALQTGLLDLQILQRTFLLSIILFIVVTSTLQSMIEIADPIVLALGASRNRSPWKHFRGVSMCLFLLVFPCFMAYKIAHFFHLDFWLLILVSSCMLTSLQVMGTLFIYALFMVELLQDTPLERMDEIIYCVNASGWRSFLLRREAAKKINSLPQATGGQLRDHNDVCAICFQDMQVAVITPCSHFFHAACLRKWLYVQDTCPMCHQQVTPVAAEEDPGSGRVARPAPAGGDEVPEDGGAAASPAPARAQEAELPGGDGVVPDQGDSGASQDSGAGDLGPHHLAHPHASAPQEREAGAVPPPHGDPRPRVRDTQRPSPSPAGPQLGAGAGGDSDSGHPPS; encoded by the exons aTGGCGCGGCTGGAGGCGGTGGCCAACGTGGCTCTGCGGGTGCCGGGGCTGGCGCTGCTGGACCTGCTGTACCGCTGGGACGCGGCGGCCCTGGCCGAGCTGctgcggccccgccgcggggacccccccctccTCCGGCCCCCCGCCCTCTGGGGCGGCTACTGCCTGG GCCACGTGCTGTGCGTGGTGCTGCTGATGCTGCCGGTGCGGTCCCTGGTGAAGCTCTACCTCCACCTCCTCACTGCGCTGCTGCTCGGCGCGGGGCACGCGGCGGCCAG GGACTACATCCACCGCGAGCTGGAGTACGGCTTCCACGGCGCCGTGTACAGCGACCCCGCGGCGCTCGGCCGCTTTGCCACCACCCTCGCAG gccagctctgcctctgcaccctctgctccctcctgaTGAGGAGCAGGCGGCCGTGGCTGTTCgctgccccgctgctgccggtgctggCGCGCCTCTGCGGCCTCCCCCTCCGCGCCCTGCCCGGCCTCGACACCTTCGCCGCCGTCCTCACCGCGCTGGAGGTGCTCTACGTCCTCGGCTCCCACGTCCTCGTCCCCTTCCAGCTGCTCGCCGCCGCCTGCCGGGAGGTCGTGCAG GCGCTGGAGGTGTACCGGCTGGTCGCGCTGGGGGTGTCCCTCTGGAGCCAGCTGGCCGTCCCGCTCCTCTTCCTCGTCTTCTGGCTGGTGCTTTTCTCCCTCCggctctcctccttcctcacctcCTCCGGCAGCCCCCTGGCCCAGCAgggcctcctcttcctcctcctcagcag CGCGGCCGAGTGCTGCAGCACGCCCTACTCCCTCGTCGGCCTCACCTTCACCGTCTCCTACCTCGCCTTGGGCGTCCTCAACCTCTGCAAATTTTACCTGCTGGGCTTCGGCGCCTTCCAGAATGGCAACGTCATGCACAG GGGGGTGACGGAGGGCGtgacgctgctgctgctggcgctgcAGACGGGGCTGCTCGACCTGCAGATCCTCCAGCGGACCTTCCTCCTCAGCATCATCCTCTTCATCGTGGTGACCTCCACGCTGCAGTCCATGATCGAGATAGCTGATCCCATCGTGCTGGCCTTGGGGGCCTCCCGCAACAG GAGCCCCTGGAAGCATTTCCGTGGCGTCAGCATGTGCCTCTTCTTGCTGGTTTTCCCTTGCTTCATGGCCTACAAGATCGCCCACTTCTTCCACCTGGATTTCTGGCTGCTGATCCTGGTCTCCAGCTGCATGCTCACCTCTCTGCAG GTGATGGGCACCCTCTTCATCTACGCCCTCTTCATGGTGGAGCTGCTCCAGGACACGCCGCTGGAGCGGATGGACGAGATCATCTACTGCGTGAACGCG TCGGGCTGGAGGAGCTTTCTGCTGCGCCGCGAGGCTGCCAAGAAGATCAACTCCCTGCCCCAGGCCACGGGCGGGCAGCTGCGGGACCACAACGACGTCTGTGCCATCTGCTTCCAG GACATGCAGGTGGCCGTCATCACTCCCTGCAGTCACTTCTTCCACGCCGCCTGCCTCCGCAAGTGGCTCTACGTGCAGGACACGTGCCCCATGTGCCACCAGCAGGTCACGCCGGTGGCCGCCGAGGAGGATCCCGGCAGCGGGAGGGTGGCTCGGCCAGCGCCGGCCGGCGGCGATGAGGTGCCGGAGGATGGAGGAGCTGCCGCGAGCCCAGCCCCGGCTCGGGCCCAGGAGGCTGAGCTGCCCGGCGGGGACGGTGTGGTCCCCGACCAGGGGGACAGCGGGGCTTCCCAGGacagtggggctggggacctCGGCCCCCACCACCTTGCTCATCCCCACGCCTCCGCCCCCCAGGAACGAGAAGCGGGTGCCGTCCCGCCGCCCCACGGGGACCCTCGCCCCCGTGTCCGGGACACGCAGCGTCCGTCCCCCTCGCCCGCCGGCCCCCAGCTCGGtgcgggggccggcggggacTCTGACAGCGGCCACCCCCCGTCCTAG
- the LOC140651848 gene encoding RING finger protein 145-like isoform X2: protein MARLEAVANVALRVPGLALLDLLYRWDAAALAELLRPRRGDPPLLRPPALWGGYCLGHVLCVVLLMLPVRSLVKLYLHLLTALLLGAGHAAARDYIHRELEYGFHGAVYSDPAALGRFATTLAGQLCLCTLCSLLMRSRRPWLFAAPLLPVLARLCGLPLRALPGLDTFAAVLTALEVLYVLGSHVLVPFQLLAAACREVVQALEVYRLVALGVSLWSQLAVPLLFLVFWLVLFSLRLSSFLTSSGSPLAQQGLLFLLLSSAAECCSTPYSLVGLTFTVSYLALGVLNLCKFYLLGFGAFQNGNVMHSIILFIVVTSTLQSMIEIADPIVLALGASRNRSPWKHFRGVSMCLFLLVFPCFMAYKIAHFFHLDFWLLILVSSCMLTSLQVMGTLFIYALFMVELLQDTPLERMDEIIYCVNAVSRVLEFLVAVCVVGYGTWESLFGEWSWMGASVIIIHSYFNVWLRAQSGWRSFLLRREAAKKINSLPQATGGQLRDHNDVCAICFQDMQVAVITPCSHFFHAACLRKWLYVQDTCPMCHQQVTPVAAEEDPGSGRVARPAPAGGDEVPEDGGAAASPAPARAQEAELPGGDGVVPDQGDSGASQDSGAGDLGPHHLAHPHASAPQEREAGAVPPPHGDPRPRVRDTQRPSPSPAGPQLGAGAGGDSDSGHPPS, encoded by the exons aTGGCGCGGCTGGAGGCGGTGGCCAACGTGGCTCTGCGGGTGCCGGGGCTGGCGCTGCTGGACCTGCTGTACCGCTGGGACGCGGCGGCCCTGGCCGAGCTGctgcggccccgccgcggggacccccccctccTCCGGCCCCCCGCCCTCTGGGGCGGCTACTGCCTGG GCCACGTGCTGTGCGTGGTGCTGCTGATGCTGCCGGTGCGGTCCCTGGTGAAGCTCTACCTCCACCTCCTCACTGCGCTGCTGCTCGGCGCGGGGCACGCGGCGGCCAG GGACTACATCCACCGCGAGCTGGAGTACGGCTTCCACGGCGCCGTGTACAGCGACCCCGCGGCGCTCGGCCGCTTTGCCACCACCCTCGCAG gccagctctgcctctgcaccctctgctccctcctgaTGAGGAGCAGGCGGCCGTGGCTGTTCgctgccccgctgctgccggtgctggCGCGCCTCTGCGGCCTCCCCCTCCGCGCCCTGCCCGGCCTCGACACCTTCGCCGCCGTCCTCACCGCGCTGGAGGTGCTCTACGTCCTCGGCTCCCACGTCCTCGTCCCCTTCCAGCTGCTCGCCGCCGCCTGCCGGGAGGTCGTGCAG GCGCTGGAGGTGTACCGGCTGGTCGCGCTGGGGGTGTCCCTCTGGAGCCAGCTGGCCGTCCCGCTCCTCTTCCTCGTCTTCTGGCTGGTGCTTTTCTCCCTCCggctctcctccttcctcacctcCTCCGGCAGCCCCCTGGCCCAGCAgggcctcctcttcctcctcctcagcag CGCGGCCGAGTGCTGCAGCACGCCCTACTCCCTCGTCGGCCTCACCTTCACCGTCTCCTACCTCGCCTTGGGCGTCCTCAACCTCTGCAAATTTTACCTGCTGGGCTTCGGCGCCTTCCAGAATGGCAACGTCATGCACAG CATCATCCTCTTCATCGTGGTGACCTCCACGCTGCAGTCCATGATCGAGATAGCTGATCCCATCGTGCTGGCCTTGGGGGCCTCCCGCAACAG GAGCCCCTGGAAGCATTTCCGTGGCGTCAGCATGTGCCTCTTCTTGCTGGTTTTCCCTTGCTTCATGGCCTACAAGATCGCCCACTTCTTCCACCTGGATTTCTGGCTGCTGATCCTGGTCTCCAGCTGCATGCTCACCTCTCTGCAG GTGATGGGCACCCTCTTCATCTACGCCCTCTTCATGGTGGAGCTGCTCCAGGACACGCCGCTGGAGCGGATGGACGAGATCATCTACTGCGTGAACGCGGTGAGCCGGGTGCTGGAGTTCCTGGTGGCCGTCTGCGTGGTGGGCTACGGCACCTGGGAGTCCCTCTTCGGGGAGTGGAGCTGGATGGGTGCCTCCGTCATCATCATCCACTCCTACTTCAACGTCTGGCTGCGTGCTCAGTCGGGCTGGAGGAGCTTTCTGCTGCGCCGCGAGGCTGCCAAGAAGATCAACTCCCTGCCCCAGGCCACGGGCGGGCAGCTGCGGGACCACAACGACGTCTGTGCCATCTGCTTCCAG GACATGCAGGTGGCCGTCATCACTCCCTGCAGTCACTTCTTCCACGCCGCCTGCCTCCGCAAGTGGCTCTACGTGCAGGACACGTGCCCCATGTGCCACCAGCAGGTCACGCCGGTGGCCGCCGAGGAGGATCCCGGCAGCGGGAGGGTGGCTCGGCCAGCGCCGGCCGGCGGCGATGAGGTGCCGGAGGATGGAGGAGCTGCCGCGAGCCCAGCCCCGGCTCGGGCCCAGGAGGCTGAGCTGCCCGGCGGGGACGGTGTGGTCCCCGACCAGGGGGACAGCGGGGCTTCCCAGGacagtggggctggggacctCGGCCCCCACCACCTTGCTCATCCCCACGCCTCCGCCCCCCAGGAACGAGAAGCGGGTGCCGTCCCGCCGCCCCACGGGGACCCTCGCCCCCGTGTCCGGGACACGCAGCGTCCGTCCCCCTCGCCCGCCGGCCCCCAGCTCGGtgcgggggccggcggggacTCTGACAGCGGCCACCCCCCGTCCTAG
- the LOC140651848 gene encoding RING finger protein 145-like isoform X1 — translation MARLEAVANVALRVPGLALLDLLYRWDAAALAELLRPRRGDPPLLRPPALWGGYCLGHVLCVVLLMLPVRSLVKLYLHLLTALLLGAGHAAARDYIHRELEYGFHGAVYSDPAALGRFATTLAGQLCLCTLCSLLMRSRRPWLFAAPLLPVLARLCGLPLRALPGLDTFAAVLTALEVLYVLGSHVLVPFQLLAAACREVVQALEVYRLVALGVSLWSQLAVPLLFLVFWLVLFSLRLSSFLTSSGSPLAQQGLLFLLLSSAAECCSTPYSLVGLTFTVSYLALGVLNLCKFYLLGFGAFQNGNVMHRGVTEGVTLLLLALQTGLLDLQILQRTFLLSIILFIVVTSTLQSMIEIADPIVLALGASRNRSPWKHFRGVSMCLFLLVFPCFMAYKIAHFFHLDFWLLILVSSCMLTSLQVMGTLFIYALFMVELLQDTPLERMDEIIYCVNAVSRVLEFLVAVCVVGYGTWESLFGEWSWMGASVIIIHSYFNVWLRAQSGWRSFLLRREAAKKINSLPQATGGQLRDHNDVCAICFQDMQVAVITPCSHFFHAACLRKWLYVQDTCPMCHQQVTPVAAEEDPGSGRVARPAPAGGDEVPEDGGAAASPAPARAQEAELPGGDGVVPDQGDSGASQDSGAGDLGPHHLAHPHASAPQEREAGAVPPPHGDPRPRVRDTQRPSPSPAGPQLGAGAGGDSDSGHPPS, via the exons aTGGCGCGGCTGGAGGCGGTGGCCAACGTGGCTCTGCGGGTGCCGGGGCTGGCGCTGCTGGACCTGCTGTACCGCTGGGACGCGGCGGCCCTGGCCGAGCTGctgcggccccgccgcggggacccccccctccTCCGGCCCCCCGCCCTCTGGGGCGGCTACTGCCTGG GCCACGTGCTGTGCGTGGTGCTGCTGATGCTGCCGGTGCGGTCCCTGGTGAAGCTCTACCTCCACCTCCTCACTGCGCTGCTGCTCGGCGCGGGGCACGCGGCGGCCAG GGACTACATCCACCGCGAGCTGGAGTACGGCTTCCACGGCGCCGTGTACAGCGACCCCGCGGCGCTCGGCCGCTTTGCCACCACCCTCGCAG gccagctctgcctctgcaccctctgctccctcctgaTGAGGAGCAGGCGGCCGTGGCTGTTCgctgccccgctgctgccggtgctggCGCGCCTCTGCGGCCTCCCCCTCCGCGCCCTGCCCGGCCTCGACACCTTCGCCGCCGTCCTCACCGCGCTGGAGGTGCTCTACGTCCTCGGCTCCCACGTCCTCGTCCCCTTCCAGCTGCTCGCCGCCGCCTGCCGGGAGGTCGTGCAG GCGCTGGAGGTGTACCGGCTGGTCGCGCTGGGGGTGTCCCTCTGGAGCCAGCTGGCCGTCCCGCTCCTCTTCCTCGTCTTCTGGCTGGTGCTTTTCTCCCTCCggctctcctccttcctcacctcCTCCGGCAGCCCCCTGGCCCAGCAgggcctcctcttcctcctcctcagcag CGCGGCCGAGTGCTGCAGCACGCCCTACTCCCTCGTCGGCCTCACCTTCACCGTCTCCTACCTCGCCTTGGGCGTCCTCAACCTCTGCAAATTTTACCTGCTGGGCTTCGGCGCCTTCCAGAATGGCAACGTCATGCACAG GGGGGTGACGGAGGGCGtgacgctgctgctgctggcgctgcAGACGGGGCTGCTCGACCTGCAGATCCTCCAGCGGACCTTCCTCCTCAGCATCATCCTCTTCATCGTGGTGACCTCCACGCTGCAGTCCATGATCGAGATAGCTGATCCCATCGTGCTGGCCTTGGGGGCCTCCCGCAACAG GAGCCCCTGGAAGCATTTCCGTGGCGTCAGCATGTGCCTCTTCTTGCTGGTTTTCCCTTGCTTCATGGCCTACAAGATCGCCCACTTCTTCCACCTGGATTTCTGGCTGCTGATCCTGGTCTCCAGCTGCATGCTCACCTCTCTGCAG GTGATGGGCACCCTCTTCATCTACGCCCTCTTCATGGTGGAGCTGCTCCAGGACACGCCGCTGGAGCGGATGGACGAGATCATCTACTGCGTGAACGCGGTGAGCCGGGTGCTGGAGTTCCTGGTGGCCGTCTGCGTGGTGGGCTACGGCACCTGGGAGTCCCTCTTCGGGGAGTGGAGCTGGATGGGTGCCTCCGTCATCATCATCCACTCCTACTTCAACGTCTGGCTGCGTGCTCAGTCGGGCTGGAGGAGCTTTCTGCTGCGCCGCGAGGCTGCCAAGAAGATCAACTCCCTGCCCCAGGCCACGGGCGGGCAGCTGCGGGACCACAACGACGTCTGTGCCATCTGCTTCCAG GACATGCAGGTGGCCGTCATCACTCCCTGCAGTCACTTCTTCCACGCCGCCTGCCTCCGCAAGTGGCTCTACGTGCAGGACACGTGCCCCATGTGCCACCAGCAGGTCACGCCGGTGGCCGCCGAGGAGGATCCCGGCAGCGGGAGGGTGGCTCGGCCAGCGCCGGCCGGCGGCGATGAGGTGCCGGAGGATGGAGGAGCTGCCGCGAGCCCAGCCCCGGCTCGGGCCCAGGAGGCTGAGCTGCCCGGCGGGGACGGTGTGGTCCCCGACCAGGGGGACAGCGGGGCTTCCCAGGacagtggggctggggacctCGGCCCCCACCACCTTGCTCATCCCCACGCCTCCGCCCCCCAGGAACGAGAAGCGGGTGCCGTCCCGCCGCCCCACGGGGACCCTCGCCCCCGTGTCCGGGACACGCAGCGTCCGTCCCCCTCGCCCGCCGGCCCCCAGCTCGGtgcgggggccggcggggacTCTGACAGCGGCCACCCCCCGTCCTAG